From a region of the Falco peregrinus isolate bFalPer1 chromosome 5, bFalPer1.pri, whole genome shotgun sequence genome:
- the NDUFB10 gene encoding NADH dehydrogenase [ubiquinone] 1 beta subcomplex subunit 10: MPEDRDWEAYKVPPTRTPVSERTTSVPNPVTFFQTVFNYVVDAPVTFVREWIERQQAKNRYYYYHQKFRRVPDLSECLEGDYLCFFEAEAQWRRDRMVDQEIVEIVRERLGACKQREGPNQFQNCAKEMELLVQVTKAYQDRYGDLGVHGNARTCLMKQKHRMMEERKAQANVSE; the protein is encoded by the exons atgccGGAGGACAGGGACTGGGAGGCGTACAAGGTGCCCCCGACCCGCACCCCCGTCTCCGAGAGGACCACCTCGGTGCCCAACCCGGTCACCTTCTTCCAGACCGTCTTCAACTATGTCGTCGATGCGCCAGTCACCTTCGTCCGAG AGTGGATCGAGCGCCAGCAAGCCAAGAACAGGTACTACTATTACCACCAGAAGTTTCGCCGCGTGCCTGACCTGAGCGAGTGTCTGGAGGGCGACTACCTCTGCTTCTTCGAGGCCGAAGCACAGTGGAGGAGGGACAG GATGGTTGATCAAGAAATTGTGGAGATAGTCCGGGAAAGGCTAGGCGCATGCAAGCAGAGGGAAGGACCCAACCAGTTCCAGAACTGCGCCAAGGagatggagctgctggtgcaggtCACCAAGGCCTACCAGGACAGAT ACGGTGATCTTGGTGTCCATGGAAATGCAAGGACATGCCTGATGAAGCAGAAGCACAGGATGatggaggaaaggaaagcacaagCAAATGTCTCTGAATAG
- the RPL3L gene encoding 60S ribosomal protein L3-like isoform X2 translates to MTHVVREVHRPGLKVSKREEVEAVTIVETPPMVVVGVVGYVETPKGLRNFKTVFAEHISDECRRRFYKNWHKSKKKAFTKYCKKWQDEDGKKQLEKDFAAMKKYCKVIRVIVHTQMKLLPLRQKKAHVMEIQLNGGTVAEKVDWVRERLEKQVSVHNVFSQNEMIDVIGVTKGHGMKGVTSRWHTKKLPRKTHKGLRKVACIGAWHPARVGYSIARAGQKGYHHRTELNKKIYRIGHGIHVEDGKVVKNNASTHYDVTEKTITPLGGFPHYGEVNNDFLMLKGCVVGTKKRVLTLRKSLLVHTSRRAQEAIELKFIDTTSKFGHGCFQTAQEKRAFMGPQKKHLVKGKPSVQEEL, encoded by the exons ATGACACACGTTGTGCGGGAGGTGCACAGGCCTGGGCTCA AGGTCTCCAAGAGGGAGGAGGTAGAGGCTGTGACAATCGTTGAGACCCCCCcaatggtggtggtgggagtcGTGGGGTATGTAGAAACACCAAAGGGCTTGAGGAATTTCAAGACTGTTTTTGCTGAGCACATCAGCGATGAGTGCCGGCGGCGCTTCTACAAGAACTG gcacaaaagcaagaagaaggCGTTCACCAAGTACTGCAAAAAATGGCAGGATGAGGAtggcaaaaagcagctggagaaggatTTTGCGGCTATGAAAAAGTACTGCAAGGTCATTCGTGTGATTGTGCACACACAG ATGAAGCTGCTCCCACTGCGGCAGAAGAAGGCCCACGTGATGGAGATCCAGCTGAATGGTGGGACAGTGGCTGAAAAGGTTGACTGGGTTCGTGAGAGGCTGGAGAAGCAGGTCTCCGTGCACAATGTCTTCAGCCAGAATGAGATGATTGATGTCATTGGTGTGACCAAGGGGCATGGGATGAAAG GGGTGACAAGCCGTTGGCACACCAAGAAGCTCCCCAGGAAGACGCACAAGGGCTTGCGCAAAGTTGCCTGCATCGgagcctggcacccagcccGGGTTGGTTACTCCATTGCTCGGGCTGGCCAGAAGGGCTACCACCACCGCACGGAGCTCAACAAGAAG ATTTACCGCATTGGCCATGGGATCCATGTGGAGGATGGCAAAGTGGTGAAGAACAATGCCTCGACACACTACGATGTCACGGAGAAGACCATTACGCCTCTG GGTGGCTTTCCTCACTATGGGGAGGTCAACAACGACTTCCTCATGCTGAAAGGCTGCGTCGTGGGCACAAAGAAGCGTGTGCTCACCCTCCGTAAG TCCCTTCTGGTGCATACAAGCCGCCGGGCTCAGGAAGCCATTGAACTCAAATTTATTGATACTACTTCCAAGTTTGGCCATGGCTGCTTCCAGACAGCTCAGGAGAAGCGGGCTTTCATG GGCCCTCAGAAGAAGCACTTGGTGAAAGGGAAGCCAAGTGTGCAGGAGGAGCTGTGA
- the TBL3 gene encoding transducin beta-like protein 3, protein MEGAASPVRFKSNYAVCRRIEPFYKGGRVQISRDGKFMFCPCGTKLNVIDVDTGALHSLQQDDEEDISSFVLSPDDESLVTGSRALLLKQWNWRENKCVRTWKAVHIAPVASMAFDSTSTLLATGGCDSTIKIWDMIKQYCTHNLKGSSGVVHLVEFHPDVSCLQLFSSSIDYKIRIWDLKSSKCVATLDGHFSAVTSLAFADGNTLVSSGRDKVCMVWDLKTRESKRTVPVYESVEAAVLLPEKGDFSRLGVKKQGLHFVTAGSKGILKVWEVATAACVYTQPVPFELKEEASERSVTQCMLVPARNEIVTVSVEHNIVLYDAQTLQLRKQLAGYNDEVLDVKFLGPTDSHIVVATNSPQLKVFELATSHCQILYGHTETILALDVFRKGLMFVSCAKDKSLRVWRMNKDGRVTCIAQGLGHAHGVAAVSCSRLKENFIVTSSQDCTIKIWNIPESLTSKAKAALISSPEILHAKVTERGHDKDINSVAVSPNDKLIATGSQDRLAKLWSCSDCSLLGVFTGHKRGIWCVQFSPMDQILATSSADGTLKLWGILDFSCLKTFEGHDASVLKIIFVSRGTQLLSSGSDGLLKLWTIKTNECVKTLDGHEDKIWGLHSNKQDDIVVTASSDSCITLWKDVTEIEEKEAQAKQEEQIMKEQELSNLLHEKRYLKALGLAISLDRPHTVLMVVKAILKETDGKKHLEENIIRLRKDQKEAVLTFLVTWNTNSRNCHEAQAVIETLLKHEAPDSLLQYSGIKSAVEALLPYTERHFQRLSRLLQASMFIDFMWQNMRLADAAQQEDRTL, encoded by the exons ATGGAGGGGGCCGCCAGCCCCGTGCGCTTCAAGAGCAa CTACGCCGTGTGCCGGAGAATCGAGCCTTTCTACAAGGGGGGGCGAGTGCAG aTAAGCCGAGATGGAAAATTTATGTTTTGCCCCTGCGGGACCAAGCTGAACGTCATCGATGTGGACACAGGAGCTCTCCACAGCCTCCAGCAG GATGACGAGGAAGATATCAGTTCGTTTGTTCTTAGCCCTGATGATGAG AGCCTCGTGACAGGGAGCCGAGCCCTGTTGCTGAAGCAGTGGAACTGGCGAGAGAACAAGTGTGTCCGCACATGGAAAGCCGTGCACATAGCGCCAGTCGCTAGCATGGCCTTTGACTCTACTTCAACATTGTTAGCCACAG GTGGCTGTGACAGCACCATTAAGATCTGGGATATGATCAAACAGTACTGCACACACAACCTAAAAGGATCTTCAGGAGTTGTACA CCTTGTTGAGTTCCACCCTGATGTCTCCTGTCTGCAACTCTTCTCCTCCTCAATCGACTACAAAATCCGCATCTGGGACCTGAAATCCAGCAAGTGCGTTGCTACGCTGGACGGCCACTTCAGTGCCGTCACCTCGCTGGCGTTTGCAGATGGAAATACGCTCGTCAG TTCTGGCCGTGATAAAGTCTGCATGGTGTGGGACCTGAAAACTAGAGAAAGCAAACGAACCGTCCCTGTCTATGAG AGCGTGGAAGCTGCCGTCTTGTTACCTGAAAAGGGAGATTTCTCTCGACTGGGTGTGAAGAAACAAGGGTTGCATTTTGtcacagctggcagcaaag GCATCCTGAAAGTCTGGGAAGTTGCCACAGCTGCATGCGTGTATACCCAGCCTGTGCCCTTTGAATTGAAGGAGGAGGCGAGCGAGCGCAGTGTCACCCAGTGCATGCTTGTGCCTGCGAGGAATGAGATTGTCACAGTGTCCGTGGAACACAACATTGTTTTATATGATGCTCAAACTCTTCAGCTCAGGAAGCAG CTTGCAGGTTACAACGATGAGGTTCTGGATGTGAAGTTCCTTGGGCCCACTGATTCTCACATTGTTGTGGCTACCAACAGCCCTCAGCTGAAAGTGTTTGAACTGGCAACATCGCACTGCCAGATCCTCTATGGCCACACAG AAACAATTCTTGCTTTGGATGTCTTCAGAAAAGGCCTGATGTTCGTCAGCTGTGCTAAG GACAAAAGCCTTCGAGTCTGGCGGATGAACAAAGATGGAAGGGTGACCTGTATAGCCCAAGGATTGGGTCATGCACATGGGGTAGCTGCTGTCTCTTGCTCGAG actgaaagaaaacttcatAGTAACCAGCAGCCAGGACTGCACAATCAAAATCTGGAATATCCCAGAATCCCTCACttccaaagcaaaagcagcctTGATCTCCAGTCCAGAAATCCTTCATGCAAAAGTGACTGAGAGGGGTCATGACAAG GACATAAACAGTGTGGCGGTTTCTCCAAACGACAAGCTGATTGCCACAGGCTCGCAGGATCGGCTGGCCAAGCTGTGGTCCTGTTCTGATTGCTCTTTGCTGGGTGTCTTCACTGGACATAAGCGTGGAATCTGGTGTGTGCAGTTCTCTCCAATGGATCAGATTTTGGCCACCTCTTCGGCAGATGGGACCCTGAAGCTCTGGGGAATCTTGGACTTCAGCTGCCTGAAG accTTTGAGGGTCACGATGCCTCTGTACTGAAGATCATTTTTGTAAGCCGAGGAACACAACTGCTCAGCAG TGGTTCTGATGGTCTCTTAAAACTCTGGACAATTAAAACCAATGAGTGTGTGAAAACGTTAGACGGTCATGAAGATAAAATCTGGGGTCTTCACTCTAACAAACAAGACGATATCGTCGTGACAGCATCCAGTGACTCCTGCATCACGCTGTGGAAG GACGTCACTGAAATTGAAGAGAAAGAAGCGCAAGCTAAACAGGAGGAGCAGATTATGAA AGAGCAAGAGCTTTCCAACCTGCTTCATGAGAAAAGATACCTCAAAGCTTTAGGGTTGGCCATCTCTCTGGATCGTCCGCACACAGTGTTGATGGTGGTCAAAG ccATCCTCAAGGAAACTGATGGGAAGAAGCACTTGGAAGAGAACATCATTCGGCTCCGGAAGGATCAGAAAG AGGCGGTGTTAACGTTCTTGGTGACGTGGAACACGAACTCTCGAAACTGCCACGAGGCCCAAGCTGTCATTGAAACCCTCCTGAAGCACGAAGCACCAGACAGCCTGTTGCAGTACTCGGGCATTAAATCTGCTGTGGAGGCCCTGCTGCCTTACACCG AGCGCCATTTTCAGAGACTGAGCCGACTGCTACAGGCTTCCATGTTCATTGATTTCATGTGGCAAAACATGAGGCTGGCCGATGCAGCCCAGCAGGAAGACAGGACTTTGTGA
- the RPL3L gene encoding 60S ribosomal protein L3-like isoform X1 codes for MSHRKFSAPRHGHLGFLPHKRSRRHRGKVKTWPKDDPSKPVHLTAFLGYKAGMTHVVREVHRPGLKVSKREEVEAVTIVETPPMVVVGVVGYVETPKGLRNFKTVFAEHISDECRRRFYKNWHKSKKKAFTKYCKKWQDEDGKKQLEKDFAAMKKYCKVIRVIVHTQMKLLPLRQKKAHVMEIQLNGGTVAEKVDWVRERLEKQVSVHNVFSQNEMIDVIGVTKGHGMKGVTSRWHTKKLPRKTHKGLRKVACIGAWHPARVGYSIARAGQKGYHHRTELNKKIYRIGHGIHVEDGKVVKNNASTHYDVTEKTITPLGGFPHYGEVNNDFLMLKGCVVGTKKRVLTLRKSLLVHTSRRAQEAIELKFIDTTSKFGHGCFQTAQEKRAFMGPQKKHLVKGKPSVQEEL; via the exons ATG TCCCACCGCAAGTTCTCTGCTCCCAGGCATGGCCACCTGGGCTTTCTCCCCCATAAGAGAAGCCGTCGCCACCGAGGGAAGGTGAAGACATGGCCTAAGGATGATCCCAGCAAACCAGTCCACCTGACAGCTTTCCTGGGCTACAAAGCTGGCATGACACACGTTGTGCGGGAGGTGCACAGGCCTGGGCTCA AGGTCTCCAAGAGGGAGGAGGTAGAGGCTGTGACAATCGTTGAGACCCCCCcaatggtggtggtgggagtcGTGGGGTATGTAGAAACACCAAAGGGCTTGAGGAATTTCAAGACTGTTTTTGCTGAGCACATCAGCGATGAGTGCCGGCGGCGCTTCTACAAGAACTG gcacaaaagcaagaagaaggCGTTCACCAAGTACTGCAAAAAATGGCAGGATGAGGAtggcaaaaagcagctggagaaggatTTTGCGGCTATGAAAAAGTACTGCAAGGTCATTCGTGTGATTGTGCACACACAG ATGAAGCTGCTCCCACTGCGGCAGAAGAAGGCCCACGTGATGGAGATCCAGCTGAATGGTGGGACAGTGGCTGAAAAGGTTGACTGGGTTCGTGAGAGGCTGGAGAAGCAGGTCTCCGTGCACAATGTCTTCAGCCAGAATGAGATGATTGATGTCATTGGTGTGACCAAGGGGCATGGGATGAAAG GGGTGACAAGCCGTTGGCACACCAAGAAGCTCCCCAGGAAGACGCACAAGGGCTTGCGCAAAGTTGCCTGCATCGgagcctggcacccagcccGGGTTGGTTACTCCATTGCTCGGGCTGGCCAGAAGGGCTACCACCACCGCACGGAGCTCAACAAGAAG ATTTACCGCATTGGCCATGGGATCCATGTGGAGGATGGCAAAGTGGTGAAGAACAATGCCTCGACACACTACGATGTCACGGAGAAGACCATTACGCCTCTG GGTGGCTTTCCTCACTATGGGGAGGTCAACAACGACTTCCTCATGCTGAAAGGCTGCGTCGTGGGCACAAAGAAGCGTGTGCTCACCCTCCGTAAG TCCCTTCTGGTGCATACAAGCCGCCGGGCTCAGGAAGCCATTGAACTCAAATTTATTGATACTACTTCCAAGTTTGGCCATGGCTGCTTCCAGACAGCTCAGGAGAAGCGGGCTTTCATG GGCCCTCAGAAGAAGCACTTGGTGAAAGGGAAGCCAAGTGTGCAGGAGGAGCTGTGA
- the RPS2 gene encoding 40S ribosomal protein S2 has product MADDAGAAGGAGAARGGFRGGFGTGLRGRGRGRGRGRGRGRGARGGKAEDKEWIPVTKLGRLVKDMKIKSLEEIYLFSLPIKESEIIDFFLGSSLKDEVLKIMPVQKQTRAGQRTRFKAFVAIGDYNGHVGLGVKCSKEVATAIRGAIILAKLSIVPVRRGYWGNKIGKPHTVPCKVTGRCGSVLVRLIPAPRGTGIVSAPVPKKLLMMAGIDDCYTSARGCTATLGNFAKATFDAISKTYSYLTPDLWKETVFTKSPYQEFTDHLAKTHTRVSVQRTQAAAVATT; this is encoded by the exons ATGGCGGACGACGCCGGTGCTGCGGGAGGTGCAGGAGCGGCCCGAGGGGGCTTCCGCGGCGGCTTCGGGaccgggctgcggggccgggggcgcggccgcgggcggggccGAGGGCGAGGCCGGGGAGCTCGTGGAGGCAAGGCCGAGGATAAGGAG TGGATTCCTGTCACCAAACTTGGTCGCCTGGTTAAGGATATGAAGATCAAGTCTCTTGAGGAGATCTATCTATTCTCGCTTCCCATCAAG GAGTCGGAGATCATCGATTTCTTCCTGGGGTCTTCTCTGAAAGATGAGGTCTTGAAGATCATGCCTGTCCAGAAACAGACACGTGCTGGTCAGCGTACCAGGTTTAAG GCTTTTGTTGCTATCGGGGACTACAATGGTCACGTTGGTCTTGGTGTTAAATGCTCTAAAGAAGTTGCCACTGCTATTCGTGGGGCAATCATTTTGGCGAAGTTATCCATTGTACCTGTACGACGAGGCTACTGGGGGAACAAGATCGGCAAGCCCCACACCGTGCCGTGCAAG GTCACTGGCCGCTGTGGGTCTGTCCTGGTGCGCCTGATCCCAGCTCCCCGTGGTACAGGGATTGTGTCTGCCCCTGTCCCCAAGAAGCTGCTGATGATGGCTGGTATCGATGACTGCTATACCTCAGCCAGGGGCTGCACCGCCACCCTTGGCAACTTCG CTAAAGCCACCTTCGATGCCATCTCAAAGACCTACAGTTACCTGACTCCCGACCTCTGGAAAGAGACTGTGTTCACCAAGTCTCCTTACCAG gagTTCACTGACCATCTAGCGAAGACTCACACCAGAGTCTCGGTGCAGAggacccaggcagctgctgtggcaaCAACTTAA